In Rhineura floridana isolate rRhiFlo1 chromosome 12, rRhiFlo1.hap2, whole genome shotgun sequence, a single window of DNA contains:
- the LOC133368396 gene encoding neuropeptide FF receptor 1-like — protein METLANETETWMGGSHGNSTFLPYYQHSPVVAAIFIVAYLIVFLSCMAGNSLVCLVVMRNQRMRTVTNFFIFNLAISDLLVGIFCVPTTLMDNLITGWPFNQVICTMSGLVQGMSVSASVFTLVAIAMDRFHCIVLPFQERLSLVKAMVITIVVWLLAIAIMCPSAIVLTVGRMEDHYMVLSDGKNTTYPLYTCYEAWSDNNMRKLYTTILFIHIYLVPLTLILFMYGRVCLKLCSSTVPATKSPISAVRANGTFKKRIKVIKMLILVALLFMISWLPLWTLMLLVDYNNLADEHLDLLTGYFFPFAHWLAFSNSSINPVIYGYYNENFRRGFQAVFKFQLCSKEMTHQETYSEQSRGPTGFGMCNKVFAEATSSNSTSSQHTQNMAPLFSRSVQLKCPGLGLEDIDKIMTYHGVNQAWEKTET, from the exons ATGGAAACTTTGGCCAATGAGACTGAGACATGGATGGGAGGGAGCCACGGCAACAGCACCTTCCTCCCTTACTACCAGCATTCTCCTGTCGTTGCTGCCATTTTTATCGTGGCGTACCTCATTGTCTTTCTCTCGTGCATGGCTGGAAACTCCTTGGTCTGCCTGGTGGTGATGAGGAACCAGCGCATGCGGACTGTCACCAACTTCTTCATCTTCAACCTGGCCATCAGTGACCTGCTGGTGGGCATCTTCTGTGTGCCAACCACTCTGATGGACAACCTCATCACAG GATGGCCTTTCAACCAGGTTATCTGTACCATGAGTGGCCTGGTCCAAGGGATGTCCGTCTCTGCTTCTGTCTTCACCCTTGTGGCTATAGCTATGGACAG ATTCCACTGCATTGTCCTGCCTTTCCAAGAGAGGCTCAGCCTTGTGAAGGCCATGGTTATTACTATTGTGGTGTGGCTCCTGGCTATAGCCATCATGTGCCCTTCTGCCATCGTGCTCACTGTTGGGCGCATGGAAGACCACTATATGGTGCTCAGTGATGGCAAGAACACCACCTACCCACTCTACACATGCTATGAAGCCTGGTCGGACAACAACATGAGGAAACTCTACACCACCATCCTTTTCATCCACATTTACCTGGTGCCCTTGACTCTCATCCTGTTCATGTATGGAAGGgtctgcctgaaactctgcagTTCCACGGTGCCTGCCACCAAAAGCCCAATTAGTGCTGTCAGAGCCAACGGCACCTTTAAAAAGAGAATCAAGGTCATCAAGATGCTGATCTTGGTCGCTCTCCTCTTCATGATCTCCTGGCTGCCCTTGTGGACgctgatgctgctggtggattaTAATAATTTGGCTGACGAACACCTAGACTTGCTGACGGGTTATTTCTTTCCTTTTGCCCACTGGCTGGCATTCTCCAACAGCAGCATCAACCCCGTCATCTATGGCTACTACAATGAGAACTTCAGGAGGGGCTTCCAGGCTGTCTTCAAGTTCCAGCTTTGCTCCAAAGAGATGACGCACCAGGAGACTTACTCTGAGCAATCGCGGGGGCCCACTGGCTTCGGGATGTGCAACAAAGTCTTTGCAGAGGCAACCTCTTCTAATTCAACGTCCTCGCAGCACACTCAGAACATGGCCCCTCTCTTCTCTAGAAGCGTCCAACTCAAGTGTCCTGGCCTTGGCTTAGAGGACATTGATAAGATAATGACCTATCATGGTGTTAACCAGGCTTGGGAGAAGACAGAAACATAA